In the Candidatus Omnitrophota bacterium genome, TTGCCGAACAGGAGATCTTCCTTAAAAAGGAAATGTTCCACGTGGAACATTCCGAGAGCTAGAGGGCCTATGAAGTCTATTGAAGCCGAAGGAAAGACCACAAAAGAAGCTATTCACCTGGCGCTGCAGAAGCTCGGGGTTAGCCGCGACAAGGTCCACGTTAAGGTCCTCTCCGAAGGCCGCCGGGGCCTCTTTGGTATGGAAGGCCTGAAACTGGCCAAAGTCAAGATAACCTTAAAAGAAGAAACCCACCAAACACACCACAAAGTTTGATCCGGAAGTACCCAAAATGCCCGGGATACCTTATTCTAAGGACTATGATGTCATAGTGGTAGGCGGAGGCCATGCAGGCTGCGAAGCTGCCCTGTGCGCGGCCAGGATGGGCTTAAAATGCCTTCTTTTGACCATGGACCCGGATACCATGGCCCAAATGTCCTGCAACCCCGCCATAGGCGGACTCGCCAAAGGCCATATCGTCCGGGAGATCGATGCGCTTGGCGGTGAGATGGCAAAAGTGGCTGATAAGACCGGTATCCAGTTCCGGCTTCTTAATACCAAGAAAGGCCCGGCTGTCCAGGCACCCCGCGCCCAGGCAGATAAGAAACTTTACCGGCTGACGATGAAGAAGGTCCTCGAAGGCCAGGACAATCTAGAGTTAAAGCAAGAGACCGCTGAGGAGATAATTACCTCGAGCGGGAAAGCCGCAGGCGTCCTTTGCCAATCAAGTGCGCGGTATGGCGCCAAGGCGGTTATTATCACAACAGGCACATTCCTGAACGGACTGATACATATAGGGATGACAACCTTCCCTGCAGGCAGGATCGGGGAGCCTCCGGCTGTCAGGTTATCGGACTCATTACGTTCGTTAGGATTTGAAATAAAAAGACTTAAGACAGGAACCCCGGCCAGGCTAAAGAAAGGATCTATAGACTTCTCCAAGACAGAGATCCAGGATGGCGATCCGGAGCCGACACCCTTCTCATTTTCTACCGAAATAATAGAGCTGCGGCAGGTCCCTTGCCATATCACTTATACAAACCACGAGACACACAAATTCATCTTGGACAACCTTGACCGCTCACCGCTTTACAGCGGGAAGATCAAAGGAGTCGGCCCTCGCTACTGTCCGTCAATTGAAGACAAAGTCGTAAGATTTAAAGACAAAGAGCGCCACCAGATATTCCTTGAGCCGGAAGGATTGGATTCCGATGAGATATATCCTAACGGAGTTTCCACAAGCCTCCCCGAGGATGTCCAGTTATCTATGTTAAGGACCATCAAAGGGTTAGAGCATTGCGAAGTGGTTCGTTTTGGTTACGCCATCGAATACGACTTCTGCCCGCCCACCCAGCTTAAACCTACGCTTGAGACAAAGCTTATAGATGGACTTTACTTTGCCGGACAGATCAATGGCACATCAGGCTATGAAGAAGCCGCCGGCCAGGGCCTTATTGCCGGGATCAACGCCGCGCAAAAAATTAAAGGCAAAGGGCCTTTTGTCCTGAAACGGTCGGAAGCTTACATAGGCGTATTAATTGATGACCTGGTGACGAAAGGCACAAACGAGCCATATCGCATGTTTACCTCCCGCGCGGAATATAGACTTCTATTGCGCCATGACAATGCCGACATACGGCTTATGGGTTATGGTCATGAGTTAGGCCTTATACCGGAACCGCAATATAAGGCGCTGATCGAGAAAAAGAAGATGATCGAGACAAGCGTCACTGCCTTAAAGCGCAAACGTCCCGGCGAGATATCTTCGTTTCCCGGCGAGATCAGGAAACAGGCCGAGCTAGAGGTAAAATACGAAGGCTATATCAATAGGCAGGTCCGCGAGGCCGAAAAGCTCAAAAAGCTCGAACAGGTAACGATACCTTCGACGATAGATTTCAAGAACATCAAAGGCCTGCGGAAGGAAGCCCAGGAAAAGTTCGACAAGATAAAGCCCGGGTCTGTCGGCCAGGCCTCAAGGATATCAGGTATTTCGCCGTGCGATATCTCGCTTCTCTATGTCTATATAGAAGCCCTCCATAAAAGAAAATCTTGACAAAAAATCCGGCTCTGTTAAAATGTTCCACGTGGAACAATGGCAAAGATAATCTCTGTCTGCAATCAGAAGGGCGGCGTCGGTAAAACTACCACAGCCATAAACCTCGCCTCGTTCATCGCGTTGGCAGGGCGCAATGTTTTGGTCGTCGATTGCGATCCCCAGGCCAATGCTACCTCCGGCCTCGGTATTGACAAAAAACAAGTCAAAGAATCTATCTACGACGTCCTTATCAACGGAAAAGAAATTTCACAAGTAATTGTAAATACTAAACTTACAAACTTATATATTATCCCGTCAAACGTCCACCTTACGGGCATGGAAGTCGAACTCGTTAATTCAGAAAGCCGGGAGTTCCATTTAAAACAAGCGCTTGAGCACAT is a window encoding:
- a CDS encoding Jag N-terminal domain-containing protein; translation: MKSIEAEGKTTKEAIHLALQKLGVSRDKVHVKVLSEGRRGLFGMEGLKLAKVKITLKEETHQTHHKV
- the mnmG gene encoding tRNA uridine-5-carboxymethylaminomethyl(34) synthesis enzyme MnmG, with the translated sequence MPGIPYSKDYDVIVVGGGHAGCEAALCAARMGLKCLLLTMDPDTMAQMSCNPAIGGLAKGHIVREIDALGGEMAKVADKTGIQFRLLNTKKGPAVQAPRAQADKKLYRLTMKKVLEGQDNLELKQETAEEIITSSGKAAGVLCQSSARYGAKAVIITTGTFLNGLIHIGMTTFPAGRIGEPPAVRLSDSLRSLGFEIKRLKTGTPARLKKGSIDFSKTEIQDGDPEPTPFSFSTEIIELRQVPCHITYTNHETHKFILDNLDRSPLYSGKIKGVGPRYCPSIEDKVVRFKDKERHQIFLEPEGLDSDEIYPNGVSTSLPEDVQLSMLRTIKGLEHCEVVRFGYAIEYDFCPPTQLKPTLETKLIDGLYFAGQINGTSGYEEAAGQGLIAGINAAQKIKGKGPFVLKRSEAYIGVLIDDLVTKGTNEPYRMFTSRAEYRLLLRHDNADIRLMGYGHELGLIPEPQYKALIEKKKMIETSVTALKRKRPGEISSFPGEIRKQAELEVKYEGYINRQVREAEKLKKLEQVTIPSTIDFKNIKGLRKEAQEKFDKIKPGSVGQASRISGISPCDISLLYVYIEALHKRKS